A stretch of DNA from Shewanella sediminis HAW-EB3:
GGTCGAGATCACGATGAAGCCCTAGCCGCTCAAGGTCAAGGCTCATTCATGAAGGGCTGTTTCGCTTGTCATGGTATGGATGCGACGGGTAATAAGATGATGGGTGCGCCTAATCTTACCAATAACATCTGGTTGTATGGCGGTAGCCGTGGTTCTATCGAACAGTCAATTAAGAATGGCCGTAGCGGTGTCATGCCAGCTTGGAAAGATGTGTTAGGTGAAGAGAAAGTTCACGTTATCACAGCTTATGTTTATAGCTTGTCAAACAAGTAGTTACATATAAGCAACATGGAGGCCTCGATCTTATCGAGGCCTTTTTTTTAGGGTGCTAAATCACATTTTTAGCGGTAAAATAATCGCAATTATTATAATAGGTATGACAGATGAACAAACAACAAGCCTGGTATAAGCAGTTCTGGCCTTGGTTTTTAATTATTTTGCCCCTTTGTGCGGTTTTGGCTAGCTTCAACTTACTCTTTCTTGCGATAGATAATAAAGATTCTCTTGTTTCTGAAGATTATTATAAAGATGGTAAAGCCATTAATATGGATCTTAAGAAAATCAAACAGGCTAAACAGCTTGGAATGCAATTTGAATTACTCGTTGACGACAATGAAGTCACTATCACTCAGCATGGTGGTGAGTCTTACCTTGCAGCACTGAGTGTAGAATTTTTTCACCCCACCATTGAAAAGCGTGATTTCGGGCAGATTGTGACGGCCGACGGCGATAAAGCCTACCGGATCAAACTTGCTAACCCTGTTACTGGTGCATGGGAAGTGAGATTGGAAGGGTTCGATCGAAGCTGGCGAATTCAAAAACGTCTTGAGATCAAAGATGACTCTCAATACTGGTTGAACTAGGTTAAACGACATCACCTATGAAGTACCCTGAATGTTTTCATTGCGGTGAGCCCGTATTAACAGGCTCTCAATTCACGACCCACATTAATAATAGTGATCGTTTAATGTGTTGCCCTGGCTGTCAGGCCGTTTCTGCCGCTATTTTAGAGGCTGGACTCAGTAACTATTATAAGTACAGAACCGAGCCCGGCAGTAAACAGACGGCACTGGTCCCCGAAGAGTTAACCGCTTATTCAGCATTCGATCTCCCAGAGGTTCAGCAAGACTTTGTACACAGTGAAAGCGATATCTCAAGGGTATCGCTCTCTATCGATGGCATTACTTGTGCGGCGTGTGCCTGGCTTATTGAACATAAACTCAGGCATGTTGCGGGGATCGCAAGTATTCAGGTGAATACGACGACGGAACGAGCCTTAGTCACCTGGTTGCCAACGCAGATAAAACTCAGTGAAATACTCAGCCAAATTAGCCTTATCGGTTATCAGGCGGCCCCTTATCAGGTCGATGAGCAGGAGATCCAGAGTAAGCAGAACAGTCGACAATTTTTATTGAGGCTGGGTTTAGCGGGTTTTGCCACCATGCAGGTGATGATGTTTGCCCTCGCCCTCTATGCCGGCTATTTCACTGAGCTCGAAGTTGAGTTTCGTGATTACTTTCGCTGGGTGAGTATGATATTCGCCGCACCGGTGGTGTTCTATTCGGCTCAACCCTTCTATTTTAGTGCCATCCGTTCCATGTTCAGTGGACGGCTCAATATGGATGTATCGGTATCGATAGCCATCTTAGGGGCTTATATCGCCAGCTGTATTGCAACGGTTAACGCTACGGGCGAGGTTTATTTTGAGTCGGTCAGTATGTTTACCTTTTTCTTGTTACTCGGTCGATACTTCGAGCAAAATGCCCGACAGAAAGCGTCGGTAAGCTCCAGTAATTTACATAAGTTGGTGCCGCTTACGGCTCACCTGATATCAAATGACACCTGCGAAGAGGTACCCGCTAAAGGATTGAAAGTGGGAGACATCATACTGGTTAAACCTGGAGAGGTTGTCGCCGCCGATGGCACAATTATCGAAGGTTGTTCCAGCTTCAATGAGGCCATGCTTACGGGTGAACAGACACCGGTACAGAAATCTGATACCAGTGAGGTTTATGCAGGCACCATTAATGTTGAGCAGCCGATTAAACTTAAGATCACCGCAACGGGTCAAGATCAACTCGTGGCGGAGATCATTCGTCTGCAGGAGTCGGCTTCAAATAACAAACCAAAAGTTGCCCTGTATGTCGATACTATCTCAAATTATTTTACCTGGGCAATTCTCTCTATCGCGTTATTGACCTACATCGTTTGGAAAATATATTGGCCAGAAGATGCATTTTGGGTCACCTTAGCTGTGTTAGTCGCCACCTGTCCTTGTGCATTGGCGCTTGCTACACCTACCGCCGTGACGTGCGCAACGGGGATCTTTACCCGAATCGGTATCATTGCCCGTAAGCCTGGTGTATTCGAAAAACTCACGAAAATAGATCATGTTGTTTTCGATAAAACAGGTACCCTCACCTGTGGCACACTCACGATCACAGATATCGAACTTTATGGTCAACTCGATAAGGCACAAGTGCTTGAAGTCGCAGCAGCGCTTGAAGCGAGCTCTCTACACCCGATAGCCAAGGCCTTCGAGCCATACAATAATCCACAACTTACAGTGAGCCGGATACAAAGTTTTGTAGGTCTTGGTTTAAGTGGTCAGATTAATAACATTGATTACCGAATTGGTAGCGCCGAGTTTATCGAGGTTACCGGTGAACATTCACAAGCCGTCTATCTGGCTCAGGGTGATGAGCTTCTCGCGAGGTTCACCTTGGTTGACGAAATAAGAACAGATGCTAAGGCGACGGTGCAGACGCTTACACAGCAAGGCTGTAAAGTGTCTGTGGCCAGTGGTGACGGTTCGATACATGTCGATGAGGTTGCCGGAAGAATTGGCATTACCGATGTTTATAAAGGATTAAAGCCCCAAGACAAGCTGAGTCTTATCCAAAACCTTCAAAAGAGCGCTTCTGTTGCCATGTTTGGCGATGGGATCAATGATGCCCCCGTTCTGGCGGGAGCCAACCTCTCTGTCGCGATGGGCAGTGGCTCGGCAATCACTAAAAATAGTGCCGATCTGATCTTACTTGGCGATCACCTTTCACGTTTTAACGATGCGGTAACCGTTGCAAGGCTAGTCGATAAGATCATTAAGCAGAATTTGTACTGGGCTCTCGGTTATAACCTGTTTATAATCCCGTTGGCCGTTACGGGCCATGTTGCACCTTATATTGCTGCCTTAGGTATGTCTGCAAGTTCACTTATCGTGGTCGGTAATAGTCTTAGATTATTAAGGGTTCGTTTATGAGTATCATCTATGTGTTGATCCCGATAGCCATGTTATTTGTTCTTATCGCGATTGGGATCTTTTTTTGGGCTGTAAAATCTGAACAGTTCGATGATCTTGACAGGCAGAGTGTATCAATCCTATTTGACGAAGATGAAAAACCGACTCCAAAAGCTAACGATAATGAGTCAACGCCCTCTTGATTGATTACAGCGTAACCGGTGCCTTCTTGGTAGGGTTGATGGGCGCTGGCCACTGCATAGGAATGTGTGGTGGTTTAATCGGTGCTTTTTCATCTCAACTTCCCCGCTCCGCTAAACAAAATCAGTTGGCATTACAACTGCGTTTTCTGTTTACCTATAATTTGGGCAGAATATTAAGTTATGCCTTAGCTGGTGCTCTCGTAGGAGGTTCTGCAAGTGCGTTAGGCATGCTGTTTGATATGGACTTGTATCTCATCACTTTGAGGCTGATAGCCGGTCTTATGATGATTGTAACGGGTCTTTACATTGCACAAATTTGGTCTGGCGTCGTACAGATTGAACGTGCAGGTAAATTTATATGGCGGTTTTTATCTCCCATTGCTAGTCGAATGGTTCCCGTTAAAACAGTACCACAGGCATTCGTCGGCGGAATGTTATGGGGGTGGCTTCCTTGTGGGTTAGTTTACAGTACATTAACGTGGGCCGTGGCGGCTAACTCTGCATCTCAGGGAGCCATGATAATGACATCTTTCGGACTGGGGACCCTTCCAGCCCTGCTCAGTGCGGGGGTTGCGGCCAATGTTTTCGGTCGTTGGGTTCAAAATAGAACGGTAAGATTTGTCAGCGGCTCGATCTTGGTCATATTTGGTTTACAAACTTTGTACATTGCAATTGCTCAGCTGAGCTAGCTCAGCTTATTAAATTAGTTTACCATGTGCGTAATAGAGAAATTTGAGAGACACTATGACAGACAACAATAAAAGTCGTCGTTCGACCGTTCCCGGATGCGCCATTCATTGTCATGATTGCAGTATGGGAACCTTGTGTATTCCTTTTACACTCAATACCAATGAACTCGATCGTCTCGATGAGATTATTGAAAGAAAAAAGCCTATCCAAAAAGGTGAGCAGATATTCAAGTCTGGTGACCCTTTAAAATCTCTTTATGCCATTCGTTCAGGAACCATAAAAAGTTTTACTATTACAGAGCAAGGTGACGAGCAGATCACGGGTTTCCATTTGGCTGGTGACGTGATTGGTTTTGACGGTATCCACGCTCAGGAACACCAAAGCTTTGCCCAAGCCCTTGAGACCTCGATGGTTTGTGAAATTCCTTATACGACTCTAGATGATCTCAGTGGCACTATGCCAAAGCTAAGACAACAGATCATGCGCTTAATGAGCAATGAGATCCAAAGCGATCAGGAGATGATTCTGCTGCTCAGTAAAAAGAATGCTGAAGAGAGACTCGCCGCATTTATCAGTAACCTGGCTACCCGTTTTGGCAATCGTGGCTTTTCTCCAAAAGAGTTCAGACTAACCATGACTCGTGGTGACATAGGTAACTATTTAGGGCTTACGGTTGAAACGATTAGCCGCCTGCTTGGCCGCTTCCAAAAAGCCGATCTGATCGAAGTTAAGGGTAAGTATATTACTATCGTTAACTTTGAAGCGCTTAATACCCTTGCAGGTAATACCGCGATTGCAAGATAAAATATAAGTGTCAGGAGACATGGCTTTTTTTTCAGAAAAATTAGCTATGTCTCTATAAGTTTCCCGGCCCCCCCAAATAAATCATCGGATCCACCAAGGTAGCTTGATTGCCACCCATCCTCTCTTACTTTTTCGCTTCAATTTTGCGCTATTCTGTTCTACTTACCGTAAATTAATGTATAGTTAAATACATGACTCACATAGCTTATTTTAATTAATCCTCAAATCGAGAATCAGTTTAAATCAGGTGAGGAAAATCGGGCAATATTGATCTGAAACAATGTATTTTGCCCTCTGTAGCTCATTATTAAGTTAACGTATGAGAAAGAGGAATGATTATGAAGGACTATAAAAAGCTCTTAGTTGTTGTCGATCCGACTAGCGATAAGCAACCCGCGCTTGCTCGCGCCGTTGAACTTGCTTCAAAAAATCAGGCCGCTATAACCGTATTTCTATCAATTTTTGATTTCTCCTATGAGATGACTTCAATACTCTCGGGTCATGAACGTGAAGCGATGAGACAAGGTGTTATTGCCCAGCGCAAGGCATGGATAGAGGACTTAGTCGAAGCCTATTCTAAAGCTGACACCGTGATTGAAACTGAGGTCATTTGGCATAACCGCCCTTTCGAGAGCATTATCCAGCATGCCATCGCCGGTGAGTATGATCTTATCGTCAAGGGGACCCATGAACATGACAAGCTTAAGTCTGTTATCTTTACTCCAACTGATTGGCACCTTATGCGTAAGGCGCCCGTACCAGTCTTGTTGGTTAAAGAACATGATTGGCCTGTCGCAGGTAAAATACTCTGTGCCGTTAATGTCGGCTCCGAAGATGACGATCACCAGTCATTAAACGGCAAGATAATTGAGCATGCACAAGGCCTGGCTCAAAAGTTTGATGCTCAGGTGCACCTTGTTAATGGTTATCCGGGAACGCCGGTTAATCTGGCCATTGAGCTTCCGGACTTCGATGCACATACCTATAGTGAGACTATTCGTATGCAGCATGAACAGCGAGTCGGTTCTTTGGCGAATACCTTTGGGATCTCTACCGATTTTTGTCATGTTAAAGAAGGTTTACCTGAGGATGTCATCCCGGATCTAGCCCTGCAGCTGGACGCAGAACTCGTGATATTAGGTACCGTAGGTCGTACCGGTTTCTCTGCAGCACTCATCGGCAATACAGCTGAACATGTTATCGATAGTATTAACTGTGATCTGTTGGCTATTAAACCCGATGGTTACCATTCACCATTAGAAGAGAGTTAACCCTTACGGTTCTTTTTTAAGATTAAGTTTTAATATATACTACGCGCCCAGAATTCAAGTGTTACTAGGCGCGTTTTTTATGTCTGAAGATCTTTCCAAACTACACACCTCTCGAATGAACAAACTTCAGCGTAAGCTACGCGGTGAAGTGGGTAAAGCGATTGGCGATTACAATATGATTGAGGAAGGTGATCGGGTCATGTGTTGCCTTTCCGGCGGAAAAGACAGCTATGCGATGCTTGATATCCTGCTCAACCTTCAACAACGCGCACCCATCAAGTTTGAGATTGTTGCTGTCAATCTGGACCAGAAACAACCGGGGTTTCCTGAAGAGGTGTTGCCGGCTTATCTGGATACTCTGAATGTGCCGTATCATATTATTGAAAAAGACACCTACTCAGTCGTCAGAGAGAAGATCCCTGAAGGGCAAAAAACCTGTTCATTATGTTCTCGATTACGTCGCGGTACCTTATATGGCTTCGCACAAAAAATCGGTGCGACTAAAATCGCATTAGGGCACCACAGAGATGACATCATTGAAACTCTGTTTTTGAATATGTTTTTTGCCGGAAAACAGAAGGCCATGCCCCCAAAATTGTTGTCTGATGATGGTGCTAACATGGTTATCCGTCCTCTGGCTTATTCCCGCGAAAAAGATATTGCCGAGTACGCCGAACTCAAAGCTTTCCCGATCATTCCCTGTAATCTTTGTGGCTCACAAGAAAACCTGAAGCGTGCCGAAGTCAAAGATATGCTTAATCTCTGGGATGAGCACCACCCGGGGCGAATTGAGTCTATCTTCACGGCGATGCAGAACACCTCTCCTTCACAGGGTGTAGACCGCGAGCAGTTTGACTTTAACTCTCTGCAAAGAGATGCAGATGCGCCACTTAGAGGGGATGTGGCCGAATCAGATCTTCCGGCATTCGATTTTGTCGATGTGGCTAACAATGGTCATATCGATCTGGATGCTGCAGCCAAGAGTCGCAGTGAAAATAAAATCGACATCGTGAGTACTTATACTCCTTAGGATCCGCCTTTTAAAAGCAATTATAAAGCGCTGTTCGTAGTTGATATATAAAGTTCAGATATAAAAAAGCCCGGCTGATGCCGGGCTTTTTATTTAATGCAATTGGTATAATTTAACCATTGGTCCAGGGACTGATAACTAAAGGCTTAGTCTCGAACTCAATTTTATTCAGCGTGGCAATTTTTTCACGCGGTAACCTTAGTAAATCTGTGACTATCTGCTCTACACCATCAATCGTTACACGTGTCTTACTGCCGGGTTCAAACTCGAAGTTTAATCCAGCAATGTCAGAGCTAAAATAACGCATGGGAAACCCCTGCATATCATTGAGCAACTCGTCCATCTCGGTTTGTATTTGCACAACTTCAGTTTGTAAGTATTTGGCTTTTGTCTGTTTCGCCCTAACCTGCATGGCGATACTGCACTTGCTGCTATCGCCATCTATGTCGAGATTAATCAGGGCTCGGTCTGACTTTAGCTTGCCATCATAGGGCAAAAAGATCCTTTGCCTCTCGGTGATTGTCAGTGGGAAAGACTCTTTCTCTGTCGTCAAGGTTCCACTCTTTACTTTGCAGGGGCCAGCCATTGGCACCGAAAACGCGATTTCGACTAAGGGATAGTGTCCCTTATTAACTTGCTTGAGCCTTTGGTAAAAACCTTGATACTCCAAAGAGATAGGCGCAGCTTGAACCGAGGAACAAGCGATGATTAAACAACTAAACAGAAGGCCTTTCTTCATGATTCTCCACCAAGTACCGTTTATTTTGACGTAACATTTCCAGGAGCTCATCGATATAAGCTTCCTGACGTTCTGAATAGTTTACCAAGCCCCAAACTAATTCACTTGCCTGAGGCTGTTTATTCTGAGCCCTCAGATCGGCTCTTATGGAGCGCAGTAGTGAGTAAGCGGCATTGGAGTTTAGATTTCTCATGTAAGAGGCGACGGAAGCTTCAACTGATTCAAATACCGCAACTTCATGTGACATGCCTGCGGTTCTTGACTGAGGAACGAGTCCACACCCCTTTTTAAAACACCACTGTCCAAAGAAGTTAAGGCCCTCTTTCGCAAAGCGAGAGCTCCCCCAGCCCGTTTCATTGGCGGCTTGGATAAGAACCATCGACTCCGGGATGGTGTCGGTTCTAATCAGTAATTTGTCCAGTGTGTTTGTGTTTATACTCCTCGACGAATATTGATACTTATCTGCTATCTCTTCGATACGATACAGCTCTGCATCTGTGAGTAATAAACCATCTTCCAGATGCTGTTTGGACCTTTGTAAGAAAGTACGCTCATCATTGATGATGCCATTTTGAAGTCGAATTGAAGGCCTTAAATAATCGAAAAAAGCTTGCTTCTTTTGGCCAACATTTGAAATGGCAGAAAAATCAGGGATAAGGCTAAGGGCTTGTTTATTTTCGACTAATGCGCCGACCTCCTCTCCTTTATCGTCATCGATTTCTACGAAAACCACCTTTAATACAATGATCGAAATAAAGACGAGGCTAATAGCCACGGTTAATTTTCCAACTCTTCCTGTCTTCATTTTTATCTCAGTAGTAGAAAACTGAAACGGATTATATGTCATATTGAACTAAACTACACATCAAAACAGTGTTTTAAGATATAATCGTCAGGTTTATAGAAAACTTCTATTGGGTATTCAGGAAGGAACAACCCGGATGCATAAAAGCGCGTTAAATCAATATGAGCATGTAGTCGCTATCGGCGGGGGACACGGTCTGGGACGAGTGCTGTCTTCACTGTCATTTTTGGGACCTAGGCTAACCGGTGTGGTGGCAACCACTGATAATGGTGGCTCTACGGGGCGGCTCAGACAAGAACAAGACTGCATCGCCTGGGGAGACCTGAGAAATTGCCTTTCTCAACTCGCCAACCACCCTTCTATCGGTACACTATTATTCGAATATCGTTTCGATGGGGAAAGTGACCTGTCCGGCCATAACTTGGGTAACCTTATTCTCCTCGCCTTAGATCAGTTATGCGTCAGACCGTTAGAAGCCGTCAACCTTATCCGGCAATTACTCAAGATCGAAACCCGAGTGATCCCTATGTCGGAAGAGCCTACTCATCTGGTTGCGATAGAGGCTTGCGGGAATAAAATTTTTGGTGAGACCAATGTTGATAACATGGATGAACATCCAATGGCCTTATCATTGGAGCCCATGGTTACCGCAACATGTGAAGCATGTGAAGCGGTCTCGAAGGCCGATCTGGTGATACTCGGGCCAGGCAGCTTTTTGACCAGTATTATGCCACCCTTGTTACTGCCTAAATTTGCATCGGCACTTTCTAATTCGAATGCCGAAGTGATTTTAATCGATAATTTGACTCGTGAACCCTCTCCCTCTGCAGATTTCTCTTTAGAACAGCGAATCGATTGGTGTCATCAGGTGTTGGGGATAAAGGTGATTGATAAGGTGCTTTGTCACTCAGAGCGAAGCTATCAGGATGGGAAGATATCTTACCGTCCGCTAGTTAGCAAGCATCACCCTGGCCTCCATGATAGAACAGCTCTAGTGGATGCAATTTCAAGCATGCTGGCAGCTTCCCCTAAGTAAATAAAGCGGTCAAAAGCCTCTTTACAGGATCAAAAAGGACAGCATTAGCTGTCCTTTTTTGTTACTTAGTGTCTGAGATAGATGAGCCTACGCAAGCACCTAGGCAAGAACCTTGGCGATGGCTTTACAGATAACGGGCATGTTGGTTCGAGTCATACCGGCTACACTGATCCGTCCGGATCCTACGATATAAACTGCATGCACCTCTTTGAGCTGCGTGACCTGCTCTTTCGTTAATCCTGAGAAGCTGAACATACCATTTTGTCTTGAGATGAAGCTGAAGTCTTGAGTGACACCTTCCGCTTTCAGTGATTCGACAAAGAGTGTACGCATTTTTGCAATACGTTCACGCATCTCTTTAAGCTCAGACTCCCATAATGACTTTAACTCTTCATCGGCGAGGATAGTGCTGACGATCAGGGCGCCGTGTGCAGGTGGGTTTGAATAATTACCGCGAATGGTACTCTTTACCTGACTGAATGCCTTGGCTACGGTTGTTTCGGTATCGGCGACTAAGGTCACAGCACCTATTCGTTCATTGTAAAGACCGAAGTTTTTCGAGAATGAATTTGCTATCAATAGTTCAGGCACTGTATCTGCCACAATTCTTAAGCCTTTCGCATCTTCATTAATGCCTACGCCAAAACCCTGATAGGCGAAATCAAACAGTGGTACAAGATCTTGTTTTAAACATAGGTCAGCAACACGCTGCCACTCTGTTTCGTTAAGATCTATGCCTGTTGGGTTATGACAGCAGCCATGCAGCAGGACAAGATCTCCGGCTTTTGCTTGTGACAGGTCGGTAAGCATGGCATCGAAGTCTTTACCATGTGTTTCAGCATTGTAGTAACGGTACTGCTGAATGCCCAGAGAAGCAGATTTAAAGATATTTTGATGATTTGCCCAAGTTGGGTTACTTACCCAAATTGTTTTAGATTCGGTATTACGTACCAGAAACTCTGCTGCGACCCTTAAAGAGCCGGTTCCGCCAGGAGCCTGAGCCGTTAGGGCACGCTTATTTTTTACAACACTATGCTCAGCACCAAACAGTAACTCTTGAACGACACGGTTATAGGCCTGAACACCTTCGATGCCCAGATAACTTTTGCTGTTTTCTGTTGCGAGGATCTTCTCTTCGGCAAGCTTTACGGACTTTAATATAGGTGTTGAGCCTGATTCGTCTTTATAAATCCCTACCCCAAGGTTTACTTTTTCTGTTCTGGTATCAGCTTTAAATGCATCTGTTAGGCCTAAAATTGGATCTGCAGGAGCAAGTTCAACCTGGGTAAATATCATGACGGCTTTCCTAAAATATTTGAATGTAGGGACGTTTTGGGTCTATTTATACCATTGTCGGTTCACATTCGATAGTGAGTTTTTGTAATAGTATGAAAAATAGTTCCCCACTGGGTTAACTGATAATAATTTAACGGAAAATTATAGATGTATCAATTTTTACGTATCTTTGGTGAGAATAGTTTAATTGCATAGCGAGGATTCTACTGACTTGTGTTTTGAGTATTTTAGATGAACAACAGAGCCCCAACTTTCGTTGAGGCTCTGTTGTTCATTCTTTTTAAAAGAATGGTACCCTAGGCCGGACTTGAACCAGCACGTGTATATCAACGGCGCGAGGGATTTTATTTTATCTTCTTAACCGGTGAATTTCAGATACAAAAAAGCCCCAAATATCGTTGAGGCTTCAATGCTCATTCTATAATGAATGATGGTACCCGAGGCCGGACTTGAACCGGCACGCTTATTCAGCGAGGGATTTTAAATCCCTTGTGTCTACCGATTCCACCACTCGGGCAAACTCGTTGATTTTGATGATGCGTATTATCGGTAGTTAACACTGCACGGCTATTAATAATCAGCCAAACTCATCACAATCTAATATGGAGGCGCGACCCGGAGTCGAACCGAGATAGGCGGATTTGCAATCCGCAGCATAGCCATTCTGCCATCGCGCCATATTTTTATCTTTAATTTCGGCATTCTCTATAAGGAGAATTGGGAGCGAACTCTCTTTAATAAAGAGTGGGTTCGAACCAGCTCTTGATTTAAACGAGAAGCATACCTTGGGAAAAGGCATCAACTCTTTCAAGAGAATTTGGAGCGAGCTCTCTTTAATAAAAAGTGGGTTCGAAATAAGTCACCGATATCCTATAACTAGGTATCGCGCACTTGACTTAAATAAAGAGTCAACTGAGCTAATGTCGCATCTTCAAAAGAAGATTTGGAGCGACATATCGGGTTCGAACCGATGACCTATACCTTGGCAAGGTATCGCTCTACCAACTGAGCTAATGTCGCTTATCAACTGTCTTAAAGCTTTGCTGCTCTAAGAAAGTGTGGCTACTTTAACGGATTTACCTGATGAGTCAACATTAAGTTTTGTCTCTTTTATTCAAGTGGTTGAAAACCATTCATGCTGGTTTATTTTATCTACAATGCGTTGGGATAATAAACAGAAATAGCTATGGAATACCGCCCTCTCCTTTCGTGCTTACTTTGATATCGAAGCTCGCTTACATATATAAAGAGGAGTTTGAGCTGTTCGTCAGTTACAAATACATTCCGACTTTCACTGAAGCTTTGATGTTTGATCTCAAAGAGAGTGGTGGTACCCGAGGCCGACCTTGTACTGCTACGTGTATTTCAACGGCGCGAGGGATTTTATTTTATCTTCTTAACCAGTGAATTCCAGATACAAAAAAGCCCCAACTATTGTTGAGGCTTGAATGCTCATTCTCTAAGAGAATGATGGTACCCGAGGCCGGACTTGAACCGGCACGCTTATTCAGCGAGGGATTTTAAATCCCTTGTGTCTACCGATTCCACCACTCGGGCAAACTCGTTGATTTTGATGATGCGTATTATCGGTAGTTAATACTGTTTAGCTCTTATTGAAGAGTCAAACTCATCACAATCTAATATGGAGGCGCGACCCGGAGTCGAACCGAGATAGGCGGATTTGCAATCCGCAGCATAGCCATTCTGCCATCGCGCCATATTTTTATCTTTAATTTCGATATTTTCTATAAGAGAATTTGGAGCGACATATCGGGTTCGAACCGATGACCTATACCTTGGCAAGGTATCGCTCTACCAACTGAGCTAATGTCGCCTTAATCTTTCATATCAACACTATCTGTAATCATTACCAAAGGTATCGGACTTTAACCTTTAACCTTTAGCAACTGAGCTAATGTCGCATTTTAAATTATCTTGCTATCAGGATTTGCATTGCTGCTTTCCCCTGACTGCGGAATGGCATT
This window harbors:
- the ttcA gene encoding tRNA 2-thiocytidine(32) synthetase TtcA; this encodes MSEDLSKLHTSRMNKLQRKLRGEVGKAIGDYNMIEEGDRVMCCLSGGKDSYAMLDILLNLQQRAPIKFEIVAVNLDQKQPGFPEEVLPAYLDTLNVPYHIIEKDTYSVVREKIPEGQKTCSLCSRLRRGTLYGFAQKIGATKIALGHHRDDIIETLFLNMFFAGKQKAMPPKLLSDDGANMVIRPLAYSREKDIAEYAELKAFPIIPCNLCGSQENLKRAEVKDMLNLWDEHHPGRIESIFTAMQNTSPSQGVDREQFDFNSLQRDADAPLRGDVAESDLPAFDFVDVANNGHIDLDAAAKSRSENKIDIVSTYTP
- a CDS encoding FixH family protein codes for the protein MNKQQAWYKQFWPWFLIILPLCAVLASFNLLFLAIDNKDSLVSEDYYKDGKAINMDLKKIKQAKQLGMQFELLVDDNEVTITQHGGESYLAALSVEFFHPTIEKRDFGQIVTADGDKAYRIKLANPVTGAWEVRLEGFDRSWRIQKRLEIKDDSQYWLN
- the uspE gene encoding universal stress protein UspE is translated as MKDYKKLLVVVDPTSDKQPALARAVELASKNQAAITVFLSIFDFSYEMTSILSGHEREAMRQGVIAQRKAWIEDLVEAYSKADTVIETEVIWHNRPFESIIQHAIAGEYDLIVKGTHEHDKLKSVIFTPTDWHLMRKAPVPVLLVKEHDWPVAGKILCAVNVGSEDDDHQSLNGKIIEHAQGLAQKFDAQVHLVNGYPGTPVNLAIELPDFDAHTYSETIRMQHEQRVGSLANTFGISTDFCHVKEGLPEDVIPDLALQLDAELVILGTVGRTGFSAALIGNTAEHVIDSINCDLLAIKPDGYHSPLEES
- a CDS encoding heavy metal translocating P-type ATPase, whose amino-acid sequence is MKYPECFHCGEPVLTGSQFTTHINNSDRLMCCPGCQAVSAAILEAGLSNYYKYRTEPGSKQTALVPEELTAYSAFDLPEVQQDFVHSESDISRVSLSIDGITCAACAWLIEHKLRHVAGIASIQVNTTTERALVTWLPTQIKLSEILSQISLIGYQAAPYQVDEQEIQSKQNSRQFLLRLGLAGFATMQVMMFALALYAGYFTELEVEFRDYFRWVSMIFAAPVVFYSAQPFYFSAIRSMFSGRLNMDVSVSIAILGAYIASCIATVNATGEVYFESVSMFTFFLLLGRYFEQNARQKASVSSSNLHKLVPLTAHLISNDTCEEVPAKGLKVGDIILVKPGEVVAADGTIIEGCSSFNEAMLTGEQTPVQKSDTSEVYAGTINVEQPIKLKITATGQDQLVAEIIRLQESASNNKPKVALYVDTISNYFTWAILSIALLTYIVWKIYWPEDAFWVTLAVLVATCPCALALATPTAVTCATGIFTRIGIIARKPGVFEKLTKIDHVVFDKTGTLTCGTLTITDIELYGQLDKAQVLEVAAALEASSLHPIAKAFEPYNNPQLTVSRIQSFVGLGLSGQINNIDYRIGSAEFIEVTGEHSQAVYLAQGDELLARFTLVDEIRTDAKATVQTLTQQGCKVSVASGDGSIHVDEVAGRIGITDVYKGLKPQDKLSLIQNLQKSASVAMFGDGINDAPVLAGANLSVAMGSGSAITKNSADLILLGDHLSRFNDAVTVARLVDKIIKQNLYWALGYNLFIIPLAVTGHVAPYIAALGMSASSLIVVGNSLRLLRVRL
- a CDS encoding sulfite exporter TauE/SafE family protein; its protein translation is MIDYSVTGAFLVGLMGAGHCIGMCGGLIGAFSSQLPRSAKQNQLALQLRFLFTYNLGRILSYALAGALVGGSASALGMLFDMDLYLITLRLIAGLMMIVTGLYIAQIWSGVVQIERAGKFIWRFLSPIASRMVPVKTVPQAFVGGMLWGWLPCGLVYSTLTWAVAANSASQGAMIMTSFGLGTLPALLSAGVAANVFGRWVQNRTVRFVSGSILVIFGLQTLYIAIAQLS
- a CDS encoding DUF2987 domain-containing protein, which gives rise to MKKGLLFSCLIIACSSVQAAPISLEYQGFYQRLKQVNKGHYPLVEIAFSVPMAGPCKVKSGTLTTEKESFPLTITERQRIFLPYDGKLKSDRALINLDIDGDSSKCSIAMQVRAKQTKAKYLQTEVVQIQTEMDELLNDMQGFPMRYFSSDIAGLNFEFEPGSKTRVTIDGVEQIVTDLLRLPREKIATLNKIEFETKPLVISPWTNG
- the ccoS gene encoding cbb3-type cytochrome oxidase assembly protein CcoS, yielding MSIIYVLIPIAMLFVLIAIGIFFWAVKSEQFDDLDRQSVSILFDEDEKPTPKANDNESTPS
- the etrA gene encoding electron transport transcriptional regulator EtrA, translating into MTDNNKSRRSTVPGCAIHCHDCSMGTLCIPFTLNTNELDRLDEIIERKKPIQKGEQIFKSGDPLKSLYAIRSGTIKSFTITEQGDEQITGFHLAGDVIGFDGIHAQEHQSFAQALETSMVCEIPYTTLDDLSGTMPKLRQQIMRLMSNEIQSDQEMILLLSKKNAEERLAAFISNLATRFGNRGFSPKEFRLTMTRGDIGNYLGLTVETISRLLGRFQKADLIEVKGKYITIVNFEALNTLAGNTAIAR